The Fusarium oxysporum f. sp. lycopersici 4287 chromosome 1, whole genome shotgun sequence DNA segment TCCGCCAGCAGATAGCATATGTCTGAGTGAGGTTTGATGGAGTCACCGAGGAAATATCACTAGATGCATGTGGAAGAGCCTGTATGTAATAAACAAGGAAAGATGTACTATTTTATTGACAGTATTGCTTCTAAGCTATGTTCTTTTCATGTGCGAAATATGATAATATCTAAATACAAAAACAGGTCATGTAGGTCGTAAAGTATTCATTCTAAGTAAAGGATGCAATCGTTGCTCTCATGGTTCCAGACACTTTGAGATGCATGTAGGTACAGAGGAAATCTTAAAAGTAAACAGGATAAGGAGGCTTCTCGTAACCAGCCTTAGAAGTGGTGGTGATCTCAGCCGCCTTGGGAGTCGAGATAGGAGTCTCGTAGAGCTTGGTGGTAGATCGGGATGAAGGTGGTGACCGTCTGGTTGCCAGGAGCCAGGTGGGTAGGGGATGGTTAGGAGGATAACCCTTGGTGGGGAGAGGGGTAGACATGAAAAGTGGAAGGGTTCTCACTGCTGGGATCTGGGTGGGGGCTGTGATATACACTGGGGGAAGTGACGACCTCCAATGANNNNNNNNNNNNNNNNNNNNNNNNNNNNNNNNNNNNNNNNNNNNNNNNNNNNNNNNNNNNNNNNNNNNNNNNNNNNNNNNNNNNNNNNNNNNNNNNNNNNNNNNNNNNNNNNNNNNNNNNNNNNNNNNNNNNNNNNNNNNNNNNNNNNNNNNNNNNNNNNNNNNNNNNNNNNNNNNNNNNNNNNNNNNNNNNNNNNNNNNNNNNNNNNNNNNNNNNNNNNNNNNNNNNNNNNNNNNNNNNNNNNNNNNNNNNNNNNNNNNNNNNNNNNNNNNNNNNNNNNNNNNNNNNNNNNNNNNNNNNNNNNNNNNNNNNNNNNNNNNNNNNNNNNNNNNNNNNNNNNNNNNNNNNNNNNNNNNNNNNNNNNNNNNNNNNNNNNNNNNNNNNNNNNNNNNNNNNNNNNNNNNNNNNNNNNNNNNNNNNNNNNNNNNNNNNNNNNNNNNNNNNNNNNNNNNNNNNNNNNNNNNNNNNNNNNNNNNNNNNNNNNNNNNNNNNNNNNNNNNNNNNNNNNNNNNNNNNNNNNNNNNNNNNNNNNNNNNNNNNNNNNNNNNNNNNNNNNNNNNNNNNNNNNNNNNNNNNNNNNNNNNNNNNNNNNNNNNNNNNNNNNNNNNNNNNNNNNNNNNNNNNNNNNNNNNNNNNNNNNNNNNNNNNNNNNNNNNNNNNNNNNNNNNNNNNNNNNNNNNNNNNNNNNNNNNNNNNNNNNNNNNNNNNNNNNNNNNNNNNNNNNNNNNNNNNNNNNNNNNNNNNNNNNNNNNNNNNNNNNNNNNNNNNNNNNNNNNNNNNNNNNNNNNNNNNNNNNNNNNNNNNNNNNNNNNNNNNNNNNNNNNNNNNNNNNNNNNNNNNNNNNNNNNNNNNNNNNNNNNNNNNNNNNNNNNNNNNNNNNNNNNNNNNNNNNNNNNNNNNNNNNNNNNNNNNNNNNNNNNNNNNNNNNNNNNNNNNNNNNNNNNNNNNNNNNNNNNNNNNNNNNNNNNNNNNNNNNNNNNNNNNNNNNNNNNNNNNNNNNNNNNNNNNNNNNNNNNNNNNNNNNNNNNNNNNNNNNNNNNNNNNNNNNNNNNNNNNNNNNNNNNNNNNNNNNNNNNNNNNNNNNNNNNNNNNNNNNNNNNNNNNNNNNNNNNNNNNNNNNNNNNNNNNNNNNNNNNNNNNNNNNNNNNNNNNNNNNNNNNNNNNNNNNNNNNNNNNNNNNNNNNNNNNNNNNNNNNNNNNNNNNNNNNNNNNNNNNNNNNNNNNNNNNNNNNNNNNNNNNNNNNNNNNNNNNNNNNNNNNNNNNNNNNNNNNNNNNNNNNNNNNNNNNNNNNNNNNNNNNNNNNNNNNNNNNNNNNNNNNNNNNNNNNNNNNNNNNNNNNNNNNNNNNNNNNNNNNNNNNNNNNNNNNNNNNNNNNNNNNNNNNNNNNNNNNNNNNNNNNNNNNNNNNNNNNNNNNNNNNNNNNNNNNNNNNNNNNNNNNNNNNNNNNNNNNNNNNNNNNNNNNNNNNNNNNNNNNNNNNNNNNNNNNNNNNNNNNNNNNNNNNNNNNNNNNNNNNNNNNNNNNNNNNNNNNNNNNNNNNNNNNNNNNNNNNNNNNNNNNNNNNNNNNNNNNNNNNNNNNNNNNNNNNNNNNNNNNNNNNNNNNNNNNNNNNNNNNNNNNNNNNNNNNNNNNNNNNNNNNNNNNNNNNNNNNNNNNNNNNNNNNNNNNNNNNNNNNNNNNNNNNNNNNNNNNNNNNNNNNNNNNNNNNNNNNNNNNNNNNNNNNNNNNNNNNNNNNNNNNNNNNNNNNNNNNNNNNNNNNNNNNNNNNNNNNNNNNNNNNNNNNNNNNNNNNNNNNNNNNNNNNNNNNNNNNNNNNNNNNNNNNNNNNNNNNNNNNNNNNNNNNNNNNNNNNNNNNNNNNNNNNNNNNNNNNNNNNNNNNNNNNNNNNNNNNNNNNNNNNNNNNNNNNNNNNNNNNNNNNNNNNNNNNNNNNNNNNNNNNNNNNNNNNNNNNNNNNNNNNNNNNNNNNNNNNNNNNNNNNNNNNNNNNNNNNNNNNNNNNNNNNNNNNNNNNNNNNNNNNNNNNNNNNNNNNNNNNNNNNNNNNNNNNNNNNNNNNNNNNNNNNNNNNNNNNNNNNNNNNNNNNNNNNNNNNNNNNNNNNNNNNNNNNNNNNNNNNNNNNNNNNNNNNNNNNNNNNNNNNNNNNNNNNNNNNNNNNNNNNNNNNNNNNNNNNNNNNNNNNNNNNNNNNNNNNNNNNNNNNNNNNNNNNNNNNNNNNNNNNNNNNNNNNNNNNNNNNNNNNNNNNNNNNNNNNNNNNNNNNNNNNNNNNNNNNNNNNNNNNNNNNNNNNNNNNNNNNNNNNNNNNNNNNNNNNNNNNNNNNNNNNNNNNNNNNNNNNNNNNNNNNNNNNNNNNNNNNNNNNNNNNNNNNNNNNNNNNNNNNNNNNNNNNNNNNNNNNNNNNNNNNNNNNNNNNNNNNNNNNNNNNNNNNNNNNNNNNNNNNNNNNNNNNNNGAGGAGGGTAAGCACCAGTAGAAGGAGAAGTCTCAGTCTCTTCGGGAACCGACTCAGTCTTAGTCTCGGTCTCACCAGGCTTAGAGACAGTAGCAGTCTCGGTACCTTGGTGCTCAGTCTCGGTAGAGACAGGGACAGGATAGGTGGGAGTGCCAGTCTCGCCATGCTCAGTCACAGGCTTGGTCTCAGTGACGGGGCAGACAGTAGTAGACACAGCGATGGTCTTGGTAGTGACATGCTGGCCACCAGGGCAGTTGGGAACCTCAGGAGGGCAAGAAGTGACAGTGTATACATTGGTAGTGTAGACAGTCGAGGTAGTCCACTGTGTAGTAGAGGCACTACCAGTTTCGGTCTCAACACCAGTATCAGTAGTCTCTGTAGCcttgggaggaggatagACACCAGTTGAGGTGCCGACGGCAGGCTTGGTGGTCTCGGAAACAGCCGTGGTACCCTCGTTACCGGGCTGGGTTGTGGGGGTACCCTCGGGTGGGGGATACGCGTCAGTGGAGCTGCCAACATCGGTAGATCCCTGTTGGGTCACATCGGTACTCTCGGGAGGAGTGTACTCGGAAGTGGGTGTAAGAGCCTCAGTGGTGTCTTTGCCGGGCTTGGTGGTCTCTGTGTTAGCGGGAGGAGGGTACAGGTCAGTTGAGGTTTTACCCTCAGCAGTAGTCTCGACAGCAGTAGACTCGTGCTCAGACTCGGATGGAGTGTTCTCGGGAGGAGGGTAAGCACCGGTTGGAGTGGACTCTTCAGTTGTGACAACGGCAGAAGATTCTTGCTCAGTCTCTGTCTTTTGAGTGTTCACAGGAGGAGGATAGGCTCCAGTTGGTGTTGAAACATCAGTGGTATCTTGTCCAGGCTGGGTGTTGGCGGGAGGAGGATAAGCGTTGGTAGGAGTCTCGGCAGCAGAAGTGTCTTCAACAGGCTTGCTGGCACTCTCGGTAGCTGCAGACTCGGGAGGTGCATAGTAGGTAGTATCTTGGTGCTCGGAAGTAGCGACAGTGGGaacaggaggaggagcataCGGAGAagtctcttcctcagcaGGCTCAGTGTTGGCAGActgagcaggaggaggatagaGATCAGTAGAGACGACCTGGGTTTCATAGACAGCCGAAGGAGGCAGATTGTAGTCTCCCCTTGGCTGACGACGAAAGTCTAAAACACCAGCGTTGGCCGCGCTAAAGGCAACGGCGCTGAGTagaaagaagcttctcatcttTCCTTTGTTTCAACGAATGTTGTAAAGCGAATGAAAATGTTTTGTTTGTATGAAACGAAAGTGAATTGTTGCTGAGGAAAGGAATGTGTAACGAGCTGGTGTAGCCTCAATCTTTATACAAATCTCAAGATCGGCTGTCAGGTTACAATTTCAGCTGAAGATGGTTCTCCACGTAAGTCGTACGCGCAAATCAATCATGATCCAAACTTGGAAGCGTCTCCATGGCCATGCAGGCCCAAGCTGGGAATACGGGCGCTTGCATACAAAACATAGCAGGGTGAGGTCATTCCGGATCTACCCAAATGGGACTGACAGGGCGGTCAGTCGATGGGTGGTTGGATGAGACGGAGTCTTTTGGGCAGAAAGCGCCTGCGTTTGGTAGTGGATAGTGGATCAGAGACATGGTTGTTGAACTTCCGAGATACCCAGGCGGCTCGCTTCCAAAAATACAGTACATACGCTGTGCCGATCATTTCATGATGTGGCCTGGTCCTCGCGGCGTAAAAAACGGAGTTAGTTCAGGTGGACATGGGGGAGGATTGACCTTGGATAGGCCGCTGAATAATGGAGCAATCTTTGGGTGTTTTCTCTTAGCCTGCAGAAACGATTCTAACAATAAACAGAATGTCTTAAAGAGAATCAAGGTTCACGCACACGAAACATGCACAAGGCCTCGTGTTTGCGACGCACGACTCCGCTCGAGGTGCTGTGATTGTGTGCTATTATTGGATCACTCTGGCCACTCAGCGGCTATAAACAGAAATCAAGGTCCTGCAGGTCTTGGTTGGCTGCATTGATCCCTGCAAGCCCTGATCGAATCATCCAGTCGTGTTGCCAAGAAGGTCTAGATTAGATTTGCACTAGGAAAATGGAAATTCACCACGTCAATTGACGATTCTGTGCATTAGTTTTACGAGATGGAACTGAGAATAGAATATTCtgagttttttttttttttttgttctTGCAGAAGCGGGACGTGATCTTTTCTTAGATATATGCCCTGTTCGACGAAACCAACAACCTCGTGTTCGGCATCATTTATCCAGCGGGGAAAGACAAGAGAAAATAGAtgtgaaaaaaaaaagaatcACTCTGAGTTGAAGCGCTTGGGAAACAATTGCAAGACATGATCGTCATTGATCCTGAAAGCAAATCTGAACCTGAAACAAATGGCTTAGGGTTGGCGCTTATCAAACCCGTTTGTTAGCGCGCGGTTCGTTGGGGTTTGGCCTGCTTTTGGCAGACGCCACTGGAATGCGGGCAGCGGATGAACCGTCGACGCCATGTCGCACCATCAGCTGAACTACCCTGGACATAACGAGGAAATTGTAAAATGCAATAAAATAATGTTTCAAAGTCTCTTATATCTATAGACTTTTTATTGCAAATATTTCAGAGAAATAATGTATTATGTAGTGCATATTGAGAGTTTTTTCGGCCGATGTTGAGGCGGAAAATTCTAGCTGTTTACCTGGTGAAATGCAAAACAGCAAGACACTTACTGTGTACGTATTAACAGAAGATAAaattgagatgagaataGTATATAACTTTCTGTGAAATCTTTATCATCAGATCACATAGAGTAATAATGCATACAGATTAGAAGTTTAATAAATGCAACTTCGGTCCAACCTCAACCAAGAGCGCACTAACATTAAAATCATTAACTCAGCTTGCACATTCTACTTAACATCTTTAATTTCCAAGCTTTGCTTAAAACCTAATTCTTCCTTTCTTTAACTATCCGCTCTACGTATTGCGCCTGTTTAAACGCGATTGTCTTTGCGCATCAGGTTACACAATAGGCCTGCTGCATTTCACCTTGAGAATTTATTATGCATCACGATAACTGCTGACAAGTTGCTCGCCTACACCAATTGGGTCTCTCTGTCTTTAGGATTATAGCGTGAAAGAAGCTTTGACCACACTGGGTTTATTATCAAAAAGATTAAACCCAGCGACTAACTATCTGTTATGCTGGCTCAGCGATTCGCGCTGGCAGAAGAAAATCTTTTTATGCGTACTATGGGCAAAATCCATTCCTTGACACGTCAGAATAGTCTTTTTCGACTTTCATTTTGCCCTATAGGCTTCAAGCTCGGACAGCAGCAAGATATACGCGTATGACTCGTCGCGCTCCATTCTTTACTTATTTGCCTACTATAGAACTATAGGGCACAAGCTCCAGATTTAAGTTATGTAAAATTACCAGCCCTTCCAAGGAACCCAGCAATCGATCACtacatcatcctcatcgacaATATAATAAACATAGAAAGCTGCCGCTGTAATGCAGGCATGATTGCAGTACAGACTTACGCGCTGTCCAACTGCAAAAGCCTCATCAGCTGTGCTCTTAGGCTGCGTCGTACCTAGTATTCCGTGCTCCTGGGATAACCGAACCACGTTCCACTCAGGCCTCCCCACGACATATCCGAAGCCAGGAAATGCGCTGGTCTCTCTGGATAACGCAACGACGCCTGCATTTATGAGAGCCTCGTTGCGATCTGTATACACGCTGCATACCTCGGCGATCACACGCACCGCCTGGTCGGATTCGGAAATGACAGCCGTTGAAACTTGTTGGAGATCGTTGGCGGGGAAATTCCCTGTACGGCTCATGTTAGCGGAAGGGTTTGTTCGGCAGATGGATATCTCGGTCACATAGACATGCCTGCGTGTAATTCCAGCTCTACGTTTGCTGGAAGCGTGGCCTTCAAGCTCTTAACCACATGGGCTGTCGGTGTTGATCCCACCGACACCCAGAGCTTGCGCGTCGCGGGCAAGAGTTTCGATGCGCTCAAGACTCCCGAGACCTCATCTTGCAACGTCATTTCTGCCTCGGCGGGAGAACGCCCGGCATAGGAATGGCCCGCATGGCAGTAAAAGCCAGCAATATTGACAGAGTGAGACTTTTCGGCCTTTGCGACCAGCCTGCATAATAAAGACGAATCTGGTTGTATGCCGGCTCTGCGCGAACCGACATCGATTTTGATAAAAATGTCCCACGGCTGTGTTGATTCGGTTGGGAAATTATCCAGGCAAGTGATTTGCTGTTCGTTATCGACCATGAGTTGTATGCGGATAGACTTGCGCAATTGCTGGAGTGCAGGCAAAGCACCGGGGTAGACAGGCATGCTATAGAGACACTGTTTGGAAACATATTAGCATGATGGAGCCAGATTGGAAGGCCGTGCCAAATATACCTCATCCAAAACACCCTCTTGGACCAAAGGGAGAAACTCCACGGATCTCTGCCAGGGTCGAGGCGACAACAGAGCGATATCTTCCGTTTGCAAGCATCAACCGCGTGATTTCAAGTGTCTAGGGAACGTTAAAATGTCAGACTTGGTCTCTTGTGGTGATAGCCAATCCTTACCTTTAGTGTTTTGACGTGCGGTCGGAAGCCGATACCAAGATCGGAAACGTCTTGATGCAATCTGGCAATGTTCCTCTGCACGATGGGGAGGCTAACTACAAAGGACGGCGTGGGTAGCTGGGAGACAGACTTGCCAAGATAGGCGCGGTGGTGCTCCAGGGAGTGGTCCATTGTCATTGGTGTCAGCTTGGATGAGAGGCAGCGAGGCATGGCGGTGCAGAAGCCGCGTGCTTATTAGTGTTTACCATATTGCACTAATTAGGGCTCCCACTGTAAGAAGGAGATAGCAGTGGTCCATGCAGTTCCGCGCCCTTTGTGATACCTCCTCATATGAATTCATTTACCCACTTCATCTGTGCCCAGTCACGGCCGCAGGGACAATAAGCCTCTGGCACGTCCTACACTTGCACCCCCCTCGCAGCTGGTGGGTCCGCGGAACTGTACCACATTGGCTATCTTATTGCATCCTTATTTACCAAGGTTTGGACTTGTCCCATTCCAGCATTGGCCTAGATCCCCCATCTGCGACCAATCAAGTGCCTTTCCGCGAGCCCCAGATTTGCTTCAGTCCCAGCCAGCGACCCATTTCCCCATACTATCTTATCTTTCAGATAACGAGTAGTAGCTATGTGCCGTCGTTAGTCTCGATAACGCGTGACAAGGCCCTTTCAGTGGTATGCATGATCAGCATGGGAGAACCGGAGGACCCGAGCTGGAGAACCAGCGGTGGCTTGATGGCATGGTAAGCGTAGCTACTATATATACATGTATAATAACATCAGAAGCTCTTCCTCCAAATACCTCCCAAACTTTGGTTAAGCGTACTTGCGTAAAAGCAGTGTTGCCAGATTCACCTCGAACAATAGCCATCATGGCACTGGAAACTAAAGAAATCACCTCAAAAGAAAATGTCCCCGAGCAAGACACGTCTCTCGGCCACAGCAAGTCCATCACAGGTATGCGCCACCTCGCAACAAGACGATGCCCCCTGATCACCGAGCTATACTGACTCCTTCCAACAACAGTAGGGCACACACAAGAACTACGAAAGAACTTCTCCGTCTTCTCCGTCCTCGGCATAAGCTTCTCCCTCGCCAACTCATGGTTCGGAATCTCGACAGCCCTCGTCACGGGCATAAACTCCGGCGGCCCCGTGCAGCTCGTCTACGGCATCATTCTGATAACCGTCGTTTGCACCGCCATCGCCGTGTCGCTCTCCGAGCTGGCTTCGGCCATGCCTGACGCGGGCGGCCAGTACTTTTGGACGAGTCAGCTCGCGGGTAGGCGGTGTAGCAGGTTCTTGTCTTACTTGACGGGGTGGATTGCGTGGGCTGGTGCTCTATTTACGTGTGCGAGCATCGCACTTGGTGTTGGAGGCTTGGTGATGGGCTGCATCCAGATGGCTCACCCAACCTTGTAAGTACACCCCTGTGCTTTAGTTGGGCCAATTCTGACGCTATGCCTTGATAGAGTCATCAAACCCTGGATGAACTTTGTCAGCTACCAGGTTGTGAACCTGTTCTGTGCCTTGTTCAACATCTCCAGCACTGCGCTCCCTGGCGTAACGTTCTTTACGTTATGGACTTCAATCATTTccttcctcgtcatcatcctcaccGTGCCATGCAAAGCCGACACGCATCAATCTGCAAAGTTTGTCTTCTCCGAGTTCGTCAACAACACAGGATGGCCCAGCGATGGAATTGCCTATATAGTCGGCCTCATCAACTGCAACTGGGCCTTTAACGGGCTTGACTGCGCCACCCACATGGCTGAGGAAGTTCTTAACCCAGAGCGTACCATCCCGATCGCGATTCTTGGTACTGTGGGTGTTGGCTTTGTGACAGCCTGGCTGTTTGGCATCGCCATGTTGTTCAGCATCAAAGACTTTGATGCCGTGAGTAGCACGCCCACCGGAGTCCCTATTCTTGAACTCTTTGACCAGGCGCTGGCCAACAAGTCCGGGGCCATTGCCCTATGCTCCTTGATCATACTCACTGGCTGTGGCTGCTTGATCGCCTCTCACACCTGGCAAGCTCGCCTCTGCTGGTCTTTTGCCCGAGACAACGGTCTTCCCTGTTCCAGATTCTTGAGTCAGATACAGCCGACCCTGCGTGTTCCAATTGTGGCCCATGTGACCAGCTGCATTATCGTCGCCATCCTTGGTTGCTTGTATCTTGCTTCTTATACTGCTTTCAATAGCATGGTCACGGCTTGCGTTGTTCTTCTATACGCTTCTTACAGTATCCCAGTCGTTTGCCTTCTTCTAATGGGTCGGTCCAAGCTCAAACGTGGGCCGTTCTGGATGGGCAAGGCTGGGATGGCCTGCAATATTGTCCTCCTCATATGGTTGGTGTTCTGCACAGTGGTAAGGCACTCTGCCGATAAATCCACCTAATTCTCCTATACTAATAACATAACTAGATGTACTCTTTTCCACCGCAGTATCCGGTCGAGGGTGACAATATGAACTACGTCTGCGTTGTTTACGCCGTCACATTCGCTGTTCTGATCTCCTGGTGGTATGCTAGCGCTCGTGTTAGTTACCATCCCATTGCTAGCGCGCAGTAGGCAATGGTCAATCTGGCGGGGACTCTCGCTTTCTAGTTACTGATAAAAAACAATTCGGGGTATTGTTATTATATGTGTCAAGATAGCTTCAAATGTATTGTGGAAGATGTATTCGACGTCTCGAAAGGCCAAGTCAGTGACAAAGACAATTAAACATGTTAGCCAAGTATATACCACAAGAACAATTTACCTTCGCAGATCGTCCTAGCTTTGGCTGGTGGGCTCACAG contains these protein-coding regions:
- a CDS encoding hypothetical protein (At least one base has a quality score < 10), encoding MSTPLPTKGYPPNHPLPTWLLATRRSPPSSRSTTKLYETPISTPKAAEITTTSKAGYEKPPYPVYF
- a CDS encoding hypothetical protein (At least one base has a quality score < 10), with the protein product MPRCLSSKLTPMTMDHSLEHHRAYLGKSVSQLPTPSFVVSLPIVQRNIARLHQDVSDLGIGFRPHVKTLKTLEITRLMLANGRYRSVVASTLAEIRGCLYSMPVYPGALPALQQLRKSIRIQLMVDNEQQITCLDNFPTESTQPWDIFIKIDVGSRRAGIQPDSSLLCRLVAKAEKSHSVNIAGFYCHAGHSYAGRSPAEAEMTLQDEVSGVLSASKLLPATRKLWVSVGSTPTAHVVKSLKATLPANVELELHAGNFPANDLQQVSTAVISESDQAVRVIAEVCSVYTDRNEALINAGVVALSRETSAFPGFGYVVGRPEWNVVRLSQEHGILGTTQPKSTADEAFAVGQRVSLYCNHACITAAAFYVYYIVDEDDVVIDCWVPWKGW